The Blastomonas sp. SL216 DNA window CTTCTCAATGGCGGCGACGGGCTGCTCACCCCGCAGTCCTTTGCCGAGCTGACCCGCGCGCAATGGCGGTTCGATGGCAGCAACGGCGATGACGACAGGGGCTATTTCACCGCGTTCGGCCTGGGCGTGCAGCGGATCGAACAGCCCGACGGGTCTGTCTGGATCGGCCATCCGGGCGAGGCCTATGGCCTGCGCGCCGGGCTGTGGGTCAACCGGGTCAGCGGCGAGGGCGTGGTGCGGATCAGCACCGGCCATGCCGAAGATGACCCGATAGGTCATTGCCTCGACACATGCCCATGATAAGTTGCGAACTGCAACTGGCCTGAGTCGGGCCGGACATGCAGGAGAGACACGATGATCGGCTATGTAACCCTGGGAACCAATGACCTCGACAAGGCGCGTGATTTTTATGCGGCATTGATTGGCGCGCTGGGCGGCAGCGAGTTGATGCGGATGGAAGAAAACGGCTTCACCCTGTTCGGCACCGTCTGGGGTGCGCCGGGCATTGCCGTGACCCGGCCCTATAATGGTGAGGCCGCAACGGCGGGCAACGGTACGATGGTGGCGCTGGCGATGGATGCGCGGGCCAAGGTGGACATGCTCCACGCCAAGGCGCTCGAACTGGGCGGCACGTGCGAAGGCGCGCCGGGCCTGCGCGGAGCAGAGGGCGACCAGGCCTTTTACGGCGCCTATTTCCGCGACCTCGACGGCAACAAGCTGTGCGCGTTCAAGGTGGGGCCTGCGGATTGAGGCCAGTTCCACGGACAGCCAGGGTTGTCACACGCGCCGTCGTGGGAATGACGATAGATTAAGCGATTCAAAGCGCTATAGTCGCTCCGGACGGCGCGTGAACGCCTTGGGGAAAAAGGGGAAATCGATGAACAGGGCAATAGCTTGGGGCTTGATCGGCAGTGCCATGGCACTTGCGCTGGGGGCACCTGCCCAGGCGCAGGATGCGCTCGGCAAGGCAGTGGCCAGCGATTATGACACCAAGCTGGAAAAGCTGTTCCTCGATTTCCACGCCAATCCCGAACTGTCGTTCAAGGAAACCCGCACCGCCAAGATCATCGCGGCGGAACTGCGCGCGGCTGGCGCCATCGTCACCGAAGGTGTCGGCGTGACCGGCGTGGTCGGCATCATGAAGAATGGCGACGGCCCGGTCATCATGGTGCGCGCCGATATGGACGGTCTGCCGCTGGTCGAGGACAGCGGGCTTTCCTATGCCTCGAAGGTCAAGCAGGTCGATATCGACGGCACCGAAAAGCCGGTGATGCACGCCTGCGGGCATGACACGCACATCACATCGATGATCGGCACCGCGCGCCGCCTTGCCGCGATGAAGGACCAGTGGAAGGGCACCGTGGTGTTCGTCGCCCAGCCCGCCGAAGAGCGTATCGGCGGCGCGGCCAAGATGATGCAGGACGGGCTGTACACCCGTTTCCCCAAGCCCGATTATGCGCTCGCCTTCCACGTTTCGGCGGGCACGCCCACGGGCAAGATCGAGATCCAGCCGGGGCTGACCGCTTCGTCATCGGATTCGGTCGACATCACCATCTTCGGCGTCGGCACCCACGGGGCCTATCCGCATATGGGCAAGGACCCGATCGTGAT harbors:
- a CDS encoding VOC family protein, whose product is MIGYVTLGTNDLDKARDFYAALIGALGGSELMRMEENGFTLFGTVWGAPGIAVTRPYNGEAATAGNGTMVALAMDARAKVDMLHAKALELGGTCEGAPGLRGAEGDQAFYGAYFRDLDGNKLCAFKVGPAD
- a CDS encoding amidohydrolase, which encodes MALALGAPAQAQDALGKAVASDYDTKLEKLFLDFHANPELSFKETRTAKIIAAELRAAGAIVTEGVGVTGVVGIMKNGDGPVIMVRADMDGLPLVEDSGLSYASKVKQVDIDGTEKPVMHACGHDTHITSMIGTARRLAAMKDQWKGTVVFVAQPAEERIGGAAKMMQDGLYTRFPKPDYALAFHVSAGTPTGKIEIQPGLTASSSDSVDITIFGVGTHGAYPHMGKDPIVMGAEIVMALQTLVSREISPLEAGVVTVGSFHSGFKHNIISDKAELQITVRSNDNAVRKTLLDGIKRIAENVGRLNGLPEDKLPQVRVGFESTPVTVNDKPLTERITKTFAKRFGAQALLTNEPQTGMGAEDFAYFVAPNTDVPGLYFNVGGTPQADIDAAKAGKMTLPAHHSPFFKVAPRESITLATEAMVTAVVDLLGPGNGPTAD